The window TTTACCAGTAGCAAAAGAACTGCTTAGGGCAGATGGCCTTATTGTAGCACTTGTAAAACCCCAGTTTGAAGTCGGTCCCCAACATGTTGGCAAAGGCGGCATAGTAAAAGATCCAAATCTTCACAAAATGGTGGTAGATGAGATTACCCGTTTTTCCCAAGAGCAACTGGCTCTTTTGCCTTTGGGAGTAGTAGAATCCCCTATTCTAGGGGCAAAAGGGAATAAAGAGTTTTTACTGACCTTGAAAGCAAAAACTTCATGTTGTACATGAGAGATTTATTAGATTTGATAATAAAAAAATCAGACAATAATAAAATGGGGCTCACCCGGAGGTAAAAAAGTGGACGAAACTCGATTTTCAGAATTTGCAGACATTGAGGAAGAAGCAGATGAAGTAGTAGAAGAACCCCCCTTATATAAGGTTATACTTTTAAATGATGATTACACTACTATGGATTTTGTTGTGGGAATTTTGGAAGAAATCTTCCATAAAACACCTTCAGAAGCGACTCAGATTATGTTACTCATACACAATACAGGGTCTGGAGTCTGTGGGATTTATCCTAAAGAGATTGCAGAAACTAAAATAGAACAGGTCCACTCTAAGGCGAAAAATGCCGGTTTTCCCCTTAGAGCCGTTATGGAAAAGGAGTAATTTTTCATGATTAATAAAGATCTTGAATTGATGCTTGGTGCAGCTGCAAGAGAGGCCCAGGCAAGACATCATGAATATCTATCTGTGGAACACTTGCTTTACGCCCTACTCCATCACAATGAGGCTTTGACAATTATCACAGCATGTGGTGGGAATCCAGAAAGACTGAAGCAGAGACTAGAACACTTTTTTAATACACATATGGAGACCTTGGAGGAACAACCTACAGAGGCTCCTCAACCTACCCTTGCGCTCCAGCGTGTCCTTCAAAGAACAATAATGCATGTTCAATCAGCAGGGAAAGACGAAGCTGGAATCGGAGATCTCCTTGCTGCCATCATGACAGAAGAAGATTCTTACGCAGTATTCTTTCTAAAACAAGAAGGGATTTCGAGGATTGACATACTAGAATTCATTTCCCACGGCGTATCCAAGGTGCCCTATATTCAGAGAGAAACAGACGATAATCCAACAAAGAAACAGGCACAAGAAGAATCGCAAAAGGCAGCAAAACAGGGCGAGGCCACAGCCCTAGAACATTTCACCATCAACCTCACTCAGCGAGCAAGGGATGGAAAAATTGACCCTTTAGTAGGCCGTAGCCGGGAACTTGAACGCGTCATGCAGGTATTGGTTCGCCGGAGGAAAAACAATCCCATATTTGTCGGAGAACCTGGTGTTGGCAAGACTGCCCTGTGTGAGGGACTAGCAAGGCTTATTGAATCAGGGAACGTACCTGATGAACTCAAAGGTTTTGAAATGTATTCCCTGGACATGGGTTCACTTATTGCCGGAACTAAGTATAGAGGTGAATTCGAGGCGAGGTTAAAAGAGGTATTAAAAGAGCTCAAACAGAGGGAAAAGGTCATTCTGGTAATAGATGAAATCCATACCATCGTAGGAGCTGGTGCCACAAGCGGCGGCTCCCTGGATGCATCAAACATACTTAAGCCAGTCTTACAAGAAGGTGAGATTCGATTTATTGGCTCAACTACTTATGAAGAGTACAGGAATTTCTTTGAAAAAGACCGGGCGCTAACAAGACGTTTTCAAAAGATAGAGATTGGGGAACCAACTGTCGAGGAAACTATTGAGATACTTAAAGGCCTAAAATCCCGTTACGAAGACTACCATGGATGCAAATTTACAGAAGGAGCCTTAAAGGCCGCTGCTAGACTGTCCCAACGCTACATCACTGATAGGTTTCTCCCAGATAAGGCAATAGATGTAATCGATGAGGCAGCAGCAATAGTAAAACTAAAAAAGAGTGGTTCCAAGGCAAAGAGACTTGTCACCCAACGGCACATCGAACAGGTGGTTGCCAAAATCGCAAGGATACCTGCAAGGAGCCTAAGCCG is drawn from Dissulfuribacter thermophilus and contains these coding sequences:
- the clpA gene encoding ATP-dependent Clp protease ATP-binding subunit ClpA — protein: MINKDLELMLGAAAREAQARHHEYLSVEHLLYALLHHNEALTIITACGGNPERLKQRLEHFFNTHMETLEEQPTEAPQPTLALQRVLQRTIMHVQSAGKDEAGIGDLLAAIMTEEDSYAVFFLKQEGISRIDILEFISHGVSKVPYIQRETDDNPTKKQAQEESQKAAKQGEATALEHFTINLTQRARDGKIDPLVGRSRELERVMQVLVRRRKNNPIFVGEPGVGKTALCEGLARLIESGNVPDELKGFEMYSLDMGSLIAGTKYRGEFEARLKEVLKELKQREKVILVIDEIHTIVGAGATSGGSLDASNILKPVLQEGEIRFIGSTTYEEYRNFFEKDRALTRRFQKIEIGEPTVEETIEILKGLKSRYEDYHGCKFTEGALKAAARLSQRYITDRFLPDKAIDVIDEAAAIVKLKKSGSKAKRLVTQRHIEQVVAKIARIPARSLSRTDLSRLEDLEPRLKTRVFGQDRGVELLVRAIKRSKAGLGHPDHPIGSFLFIGPTGVGKTELARETARILGINFIRFDMSEYMEKHSVSRLIGAPPGYVGFEQGGLLTEAVRKSPHCVLLLDEIEKAHPDVFNVLLQVMDYATLTDNTGRKTDFRHTILIMTSNVGARELERRTIGFSPDNIKENVEKADAAVKECFSPEFRNRLDAVIPFNPLTPKIMESIVDKFIEELNTQLKSKKIVVKLSAKARQWFAKHGYDERRGARPLSRLIQEKIKDPLADVLLFRKEMKKDKATKRFNEIVVDIDPQKEVVLKSE
- the clpS gene encoding ATP-dependent Clp protease adapter ClpS encodes the protein MDETRFSEFADIEEEADEVVEEPPLYKVILLNDDYTTMDFVVGILEEIFHKTPSEATQIMLLIHNTGSGVCGIYPKEIAETKIEQVHSKAKNAGFPLRAVMEKE